The genomic DNA GTTTTGACTATGCATAGGCTACGAACTGTAAGCAGCAAAGCACTTTATCAAGTTTTGCGACTGGGATTGTCATCTATAGTCTCAAATTGAGACACTGACACCAACCAAAAACATAGTATGTGCTTACCAACACAACACTTTTTGCTCATTGGGCCTGGTGGTATGTATTCATTATTGTGAAATCACAGTACAAGTTCAGGAGCATAAAATGTGGTCAGCCCAGTGCAATGCGTAGCTGCGGGAGTATAGGATCAGGACTTTTATTATGTAGTGGTTGCTACAGACCactagtgtgtgtagattgatgaggaaaaacatttatttaatacattttagaataacaaaatgttgaaaaagggaagtggtctgaatactttccaaatgcactgtaagtgaACAGAAACGGGCGTAAAAAACTTAACCCAAATAcagacattggagtaaaacaagcttatatttttggttctgatggggtatacCCGTTGAACTAGGCTCATGGGTGGGAGTTTTGTCTTTCCATGATCACCATGTGGTAAATgtattaatagaccaataacaaagagttccGGTGTGGATTGCCCCCACCCTGGCAGtactggcaacactagctgcagtaacccatggggagggtCACACTCTGACATTCAGAGAGGGGGCATATTATTGTGGCCCTAGTGGCGCAAAATCAAAGGTCGGACTGTTTCAGGGGAAGGGGGTATATCTGATCTCCATCACCTAGGATGGTTAATCAAATCTCCCAATTTTGCCAATTTTTGCCGGTCATTAGGATGACAACCCAACGCGGGATGAGGGGTTTTAGCAGGTCGAATAGTGGGTACCAATTGtaggtttacttagtagcaatgcaaatatcatggtgCAGCTATATAGACaatcatgttactttttaatggtacgtttacaaacatatacagtggggcaaaaaagtatttagtcagccaccaattgtgcaagttctcccacttaaaaagatgaggcctgtaattttcatcataggtactccaaatccagacctccctgggttgataaatttgatttccattgataatttgtgtgattttgttgtcagcacattcaactatgtaaagaaaagagtatttaataagaatatttcattaattcagatctaggatgtgttattttagtgttccctttatttttttgagcagtgtatacagtggggcaaaaaagtatttagtcagccaccaattgtgcaagttctaccacttaagatgagaggcctgtaattttcatcataggtacacttcaactatgacaggcaaaatgagaaaaaaaaatccagaaaatcacattgtaggatttaatgaatttatttgcaaattatggtggaaaataagtatttggtcacctacaaacaagcaagatttctggctctcacagacctgtaacttcttctttaagaggctcctctgtcctccactcgttacctgtattaatggcacctgtttgaacttgttatcagtataaaagacacctgtccacaacctcaaacagtcacactccaaactccactatggccaagaccaaagagctgtcaaaggacaccagaaacaaaattgtagacctgcaccaggctggaaagactgaatctgcaataggtaagcagcttggtttgacgaaatcaactgtgggagcaaatattaggaaatggaagacatacaagaccactgataatctcaactcgtcgtgtttggaggacaaagaatgctgagttgcatccaaagaacaccatacctactgtgaagcatgggggtggaaacatcatgctttggggctgtttttctgcaaagggaccaggacgactgatccatgtaaaggaaagaatgaatggggccatgtatcgtgagattgagtgaaaacctccttccatcagcaagggcattgaagatgaaacgtggctgggtctttcagcatgacaatgatcccaaacacaccgcccgggcaacgaaggagtggctttgtaagaagcatttcaaggtcctggagtggcctagccagtctccagatctcaaccccatagaaaaccccatagaaaatattttggagggagttgaaagtccgtgttgcccagcaacagccccaaaacatcactgctctagaggagatctgcatggaggaatgggccaaaataccagcaacagtgtgtgaaaaccttgtgaagacttacagaaaacatttgacctctgtcattgccaacaaagggtatataacaaagtattgagaaacttttgttattgaccaaatacttattttccaccataatttgcaaataaataaataaaaaatcctacaatgtgattttctttctcattttgtctgtcatagttgaagtgtacctatgatgaaaattacaggcctctcatcttaagtggtagaacttgcacaattggtggctgactaaatacttttttgccccactgtaggtaggtaggtaggtgtatatatacatatatacatatatacatacatacatacacacacacacacacacacacacacacacacacacactaccattcaaaagtttggggtcacttagaaattcttgtttttgaaagaaaagcaaatattttgtccattaaaataacatcaaattgatcagaaatacagtgtggactattggagctggaaactgcacatttttgatggaatatctacctaggcccattatcagcaaccatcactactgtgttccaatggcatgttgtgttagctaatcttctaggcagagttgcaaagaaaaagccatctctcagactggccaaaaaataaaaaatatcaagatgagcaaaagaacagacactggacagaggccagaatcccggagtcgcctcttcactgttgacgttgagactggtgttttgcgggtactatttaataaagcagccagttgaggacttgtgaggagtctgtttctcaaactagacactaatgtacttgtcctcttgctcagttgtgcaccggggcctctcactcttattctggttagtgccagtttgcactgttctgtgaagggagtagtacacagcgttgtacgagatcttcagtttctcacATTGAATagacttcatttctcagaacaagaatagactgacgagtttcagaagaaagttatttgtttctggccattttgagcctgtaatcgaacccacaaatgctgatgctccagatactcaactagtctaagacgaccagttttattgcttctttaaatcagtaaaacagttttcagctgtgcgaacataattgcaaaagggtgttctaatgatcaatttgccttttaaaattagaaacttggattagctaacacaacgtgccattaacacaacgtgccattgaaacacaggagtgattgttgctgataatgggcttctgtacgcctacgtagataATCCATtaatccatttttattttatttaaatcagccgtttccatcttcaatagtaatttacaacattaacaaatgtctacactgtatttctgatcaatttgatgttattttaaaatggacaaaataAAAAAgcgcttttctttcaaaaacaaggacatttctaagtgaccccaaaaatatatggggaaTTGGAAATTATTATAAAATAAAATTactgatggaagcaacaatctatccGCAATATTAAAGCTTATCCACACCCcctaataaaaaataaagttcCAAACCACTAGTTAACAGCCAGTTTTCAGGTTGCCCCGCaccagaccactcccagacagtcctagcacaattattgcttgagaaatagttTTTTGCTGAAAAGCAGGTATTTAAGATGGCACCGAAGATgttggctgacgttttacatgctcctaaccaaattgtgctattttgttagtaaACTATTTTTTAAACTTATTATGTACAacaaatgttgctgctaccgtctcttatgaccgaaaataacttctggacatcaaaacagcaattactcaccacgaactgcaagaagctgtttcctttaacaagtCCTTCTGAGAATCCGTGGGTGAGCGAGTAAACTCTCAATGCCATCTGTcctacttgctaacatgcaatcattggaaaataaaataaaatgacctacgtttatcctaccaacgggacattaagaactgtaatatcttatgtttcacagagccATTGCTGAATGACgagacataatatatatatacacacatcaaTAGACATCTGTATAAATCAATGATGTCGCTTTGCGgatggtgattctctgatccacctctacgcagacgacaccattctgtatacttttggcccttctttggacactgttaactaacctccagatgagcttcaatgccatacaactcttctgccgtggcctccaactgctcttaaatgcaagtaaaactaaatgcatgctcttcaaccaatcgctgcccacacctgcccgcccgcctagcatcactactctggacggttcggaCCTAGAATGTGTGGACACCTACAAATACattggtgtctggttagactgtaaactctccttccagactcacattaagcatctccaatccacaaTTAAATCTAGAAATCTGCTTCCtattttcgcaacaaagcatccttcactcgtgCTGCCGAACAtagcctcgtaaaactgactatcctatcgatccttgacttcggcgatgtcatttacaaaatagcctccaacactctactcagaaaattggattcagtctatcacagtgccatccgtttcgtcaccaaagccccatatactacccaccactgcgacctgtatgcttttgttggctggcccttgcttcatattcgtcgccaaacacactggtttcaggtcatctataagtctttgctaggtaaagccccgccttctcagctcactggtcaccatagcagtacccacccgtagcacgcgctccagcaggtatatttcgcTGGTCACCCCGAAAGCCAAttccccctttggccgcctttccttccagttctctgtggccgatgactggaacgaattgcaaaaaaaataaaaataataattatatatatatttttttttaaatgtacttgcacatttatcactccactgttgatttgctaaattgtaattatttcaccactatggcctatttattgccttacctccctaatcttacttcatttgcacaccctgtatatagactttgtgttattgactgtacgcttgtttattccatgtgtaactctgtgtcgcacttctttgctttatcttggccaggtcgcaattgtaaatgagaacttgttctcaactggcttacctggttaaataaatatagagctggcgggattttccatgcacaggcagaacagagaagcCATGTCAAAAACAGCTGTTGCGCAATGTCTtctattaaagaagtctcgaggtattgctcgctcGAGGTAGAGTGCCTTATGATAAGccgtagaccacactatctatattattcgtagccatctatttaccaccacagaccgatgctggcactaagaccgcactcatccaaggccataagcaaacaaggaaATGCTCAttcagaagtggcgctcctagtggccagatactttaatgcaggcaaacttaaatcagttttaccagcatgtcacgtgcaaccagagattttttatttaattaaataaataaactcaagaccacatttactccacacgTAGACATGCATAaaaagctctcccccaccctgcatttggcaaatctgaccataattctatcctcctgattcctgcttacaaggaaaaactaaagcaggaagtgccagtgactcactcaatacgaaagtggtcagatgacacggatgctacgctTTCaagactgtttttctagcacagactggaatattttccaggattcatccaataccattgaggagtataccacctcagtcatcggcttcatcaatacgtgcatcgatgacgtcgtccccacagtgaccgtacgtacatatcccaaccagaagccatggattacaggcaacatctgcattgagctaaaggctagagctgccgctttcaaggagcactAATCCTGACGCTTAAaataaatcccgctatgccctccgacgaaccatcaaattggcaaagtgtcaatacaggattaagattgaatacTACTTCACCGgttctgacgctcgtcagatgtggcagggcttaactactatggactacaaagggaaactcgGATGCGATCTGCCCggtgagctaaatgcctttatgctcgcttcaaggacagcaacactgaagcatgcacaagagcaccagctgttctggatgactgtgtgataacactttcggtagccgatgtgagcaagacctttaaacaggtcaacattcaaagccgcagggccagattgagtacacatcctggtaatccaagAATGAGCGggcctcaactagcctgtacccctgcacactgactcggtaccccctgtatatagcctcgttattgtgttacttttttactttagtttgataaatattttcttaactcttcttgaactgcactgttggtgaagggcttgtaagtaagcatttcacagtttaAGATTGGTAGACCAGTAACCCAAAAGGTCAACACCGCAACGACTAGGTGAAAAAAAAcgtctgtctgtgcccttgagcaaggcacttaagatTAAGTGCTCCAGGGTCACCGTCAATGGCTGATCCCTGGAACTGACACCACTCTCAATCCACACATGCGTATAATACACACTTGtgcatgtgtgaaataggacaaatgtaTACACCCAACTATTTATTattaaagagggggggggggggggggagttaaaCTTAAATCCTCTCATCGAACACCAAGACACAAGACATCTAGAAATATCCATGTTTGTTTTGATTTTTATTTTTGATACATGGTGTTGCTTTATTCAGTAGTGAGACAGACACTGTCGTATAGCTTATATCTACAGTATGCTTCACTTGGTTCTGCTGGGTTCAAACACACCTCTAGTCAGAACAATGCACTGCTAAGAGAGTCTGCCTGCCtgtattacacagagagagagatgcactggtGTGACAATACAGATAGTTGCATTTGAGTTCTCTTAAAACCTTGGTAAAAACATAGTAAAATCCTTAAAACCTTTTATAGCTGCTGAATATTATTCTTAGTCAAATAGATTGAGCTTGACCATGTAAGAACTGCATGAATTAAGTTTACAGATTGGTCTGTTGCATTAAACATCAGCAAGAAACCAGTTCTGTATATGTATGTTCAATCTTAAAACAATatattgctgacaagcaaaacattttgggactttgtcaacagtggactaatgaaccaaataacaaaatatattttatttttgggaTGTAATTTTTCTTTAAAGCGATGTCCCAGTCAAATTAAcgtgtggataccatttttatgtctgtgtccagtatgaaggaagttagttttgcgagccaatgctgaTTAGCATTAGCTCAATGACTAGACTtcgtcattgcgctaatgctattTAGCAACTTCCGTCAAAGTGGCAACATCCGCATCAAAAgacaaaaatggtatccacaagttcatccgactggggaagtagataaagggcctcattgccaaaatcctgaagtatccctttaagggcAATCAACTTGTTAAAATAGAATTTCAGCGTTTGACTTCGATCTCACTTGGAATTATAGGTTTTTGTTATCTATCCAAGGATTTGTTGGAATGAAAACAACCATAGAATCTTATGAAAAAGCATTGAGGCATTATAGGAAATTACTCATGAATGCTTTTAACAGTCCTGTAATTCCAATCTGATGTTTATCAAAAACATTACAACTAACATTCAAGATAGAACTAACCTCAAGTGGTATGTTATAACATACGTAATTTAGTAAAGGTTGCAAGGGGCATGTTATTAGTACCACATTACAAAAAGTCTACCACAGTGTTAGACAATTGGCAAAACTCTCAATTAAAAGATATGCGAGAATTATTTAATTACTCGCCATAACAAGGATATTACACTTAAAAAGTTTTTTGTCCTTCCTAGTCACATCAAATTGTACATACGTGTCCAGTCCAAAGCCTCACTTCTAGTGGGGAACAACCCCAATTTACGAACAGATTATATTAACAGTTTTGAAGTCAAAACACATGCACTCTGAAAAAAATCAGTTTgaatggagagatgtgtgttgaaATTACTGACTAAAAGAGGTAATTTTTAAATTATGCTCAACCCAAACTAAAAGTGTTCTTTTCCCATGGTTTCTTTTGCTGAAAAGGTGAGAACTGTAATTATaatgaacaaaaatctaaaatgaATTCAATAATACAGCGAGGAGAGATATACTTCAGTTCTACATTTGACCAAATAATCATAAATGGTGCTTTCACACAGAGGTACAATAACGGAAAAAAGTAAATGACCAAACAGACCGATAGCAGCTGCCAAATACTGTAGACTTCAGCTTATTATGTCAGCAGGTTAAGAATAGCCATTTTGCCAGATCATAACTTGTCACATATTAACCTGGAATAGGActgcaatcatttgagaaataGAATTCAAAATTAATTTTCCAATTGAAAAGCATAAGAATGTCACACCCGCTCTGCTTGAGCATGAAAATACAGGAGATAGGATATAAACTATAACTAAACCCTGAGGACTCTAAAAAGGGACAGGGGGTCGCCGTAATTGGGTTTTACATAATAAACCCCACATACCAGTAGCTCAACAGAACACGATAAAACCATTAGAACAGTGGAGGGAAAATGTTCTCTGAAGTGTTGATATCGGGATAGGTCTTAAGATCTCTCTATAAAAAGGTGTACGTCTCTCTCAAAGCCTGAAGGACATGACAGACCAACAAGAACATTATGTGCAGCGAGTGCGTCATTTTCTGTTCATTTCCCAACGATTTTACATCTCCAACGTTTGTCGACACCTAGCAGGTGATCTGCTGTGCACAGCCAACGTTCGTCTTGGTCTGTCTTGTCCTTTAAAACAATGTCCTGTTCCATTTTAGGTGTCATACGCTGGCTGTTCCTCAATGAACACAGCGTGGCGGTTGTTGCTTACCCTGTTGCCCAGACAGGACACGTCCAGACAGGACACACCGAGGGCTATCAGACACTGCCACGCctgtagacacacagagaggggaggtCAGAAGAGGATCACTGCACTCCTTATAATAGTTTACAATCCATCTTTTCAAACCATATCTCTGCATTCAGTATCTAGTATTCCGCATCGAACGGTAGCCTCTTTATTTGGGAATTGATCTACAGTGTTGTATGCTTATCCAACCCAGTCCATGCTGTTATAATGACTACTACAGTAACTCACCAGGTAGCACACAAAGCTTAGGTAGGCTATGCAGAGCAAGGCCACCAGCACGTAGAGCGCCACACTGTTCAGGCTGGTCACGTAGACCACCACAAAGTACATGTTTATGGCACAGACCACCAGGATGACCACCCCTCCGCCAATCTTCCACACCCTCAGGAGCACAGTCACAGACGAAACAGTTAGGCATCAATGATAAAGGGTCACTGTCATCACATTTATTAATTAGTTGGTCAATCAgtgaaaatacagaaataaatctgactaagtcccaaatggcaccctattccctacagagtgCACTAGGTATGGCACTATGTAGGACATAAGGATCCATTTGAGATGCATCCCCCGTCATCACATTTATTAATTTTCTGGTCTGTCAGTGCAAATACAGAAGCAATCTTCAGTGTTACATGGGTTGAGGGTTATGGTGACTCACAGTCCATTAGCAAAGTCATCCATGATGGATGTCAGACTGGTGAAGGTCAGGATGGGGATCAGAGCAAACGGCAGCTGTGgaacaaagagagacagaaagaactgatgacattctgtctctgtcccttcaATAGCTTTTAATACATGCATCAGTTTAACACCCCCAGACTCCCAAGCCAGCCCAGAGTAGCTgctacccctctctctaaccTGCAGTCCCTAGCCCAAGTCTTCACTATCTCCGTCCTGCACCCTCCTCCctaatcaatcaaatatatttataaagccctttttacatcagccgatgtccaagtgctatacagaaacccagcctaaaaccccaaacagcaagcccCGTCTCTTCTCTCTGCATGTTCCCAGACCCCTTCGGCATCACAAATGGCAACCTAGTCCCAATtttttgcactacttttgatagggctctggtcatgtCTTCTCTCTGACCTGCATGCTCTGCAATACGTTGAGGAAGTCGTTCATGCCCGTTAGGTGCTGTACGTCCTGAAAGATGGCCACCAGCAGGGTGGGGAAGATTGCGATGGAGCGGGTGAGAAGCACCCGGGCAAAACGGGACCAACGCAGGTTCAGGAAACCCTGAggcaggggaagagagaaaatagtcaacatacagacaaacacacatcccTACTGACAAAACACTGAGGTGTTtacatacaaaacaccaacacacacatacacaaggacTGACTTAAAGGTTAACAATACAATGTGCACtctcacatacacaaacaaacacggTAGTTGGGTACTTGTGCACGTTCTCACCTCCATGACAAACTGGCCAGAGTAAGTGCCTGTCATGGTGGAGCTCTGTCCGGCAGCCAGGATCCCGATGGCCCAGATGTAGAGGGCCGCAGGGCCAAAGAAACAACCCAGCACCACGCCCTGTATAGAGTGAGTGGGAGATTGTAGAAATTCCCCCCATGGTTATTCATATTATCAACACCAAACAAATGTTAATTTCATGGCAAAATGATTGACTGAGATAGCAGGTATATACAGTATCAAAGTGATTTCATATCACAGGTTATATAGATTGTCGTTAATCCTTGAAAGATGTACCCCTTTGAAGATGTCCACCTGTAGCGTGCTGTTGTCCAGAGGGAAGAGGTCTGTGTGAGGACTGCCTGATGCATTGCATTTTGCATTCTGTgacacacagaacaacagcagCACATCACAAACAAGGGAGGTCACTGGTTTAGAGGTGCCATACTGATGCTATATTAATGTATAAACAATCTGTAAAGGATTGCTACAGTCCGAGGCAAGGAGACATGCTGGGTCTGGTTAGTCATTATACCCACCACCTCAATGTTGGTTTTGTCGTAGAAGGCCTCAGCAAACACTGCTACAACAAAGACGTTGATGaggaaggagatgaagagagcAATAGTTGACTCGATGAAGTAGTATTTGTTGGCCTCCTTCACCTCCTTCTTGTTCCCACGATCTATTTGCCGAGACTAGACAATAAAATATCATTAAAATTAATTAAAATATAAATCACAATTCTTGTGACATTGTACTTTCTGGTTGTAAGGCCCAAAAATGTATAAATGATTGTTTCAATCGTTACCAATATTTTATGTCATAGTAAAGGTCAATGACGACCCTCTACTATGTCATAGTGAAGATCTTTGACTCTGTAGTAAGTCATAAAGCAGGTCTTTGACTCCTATGTCATACTATAGAGGAGTGTAAGACTTTCACTATGTCATAATGCAAGAGACCTACCTTAACGAGGGCAGAGTGTAGGTAGATGTTGTGGGGCATGATGACAGCTCCTACGATGCCCACAGCCTGCTCCATCTGGGCAGAATCACAGTTCTCACAGTACGGCAGAAACATCCCCTTCAGCAGCTCCCCCTGGTCCGGACGCACCATCACATACTACAGGCACATACACAAGAGACGGCAGTCAGATACACACAAATGCAGAAAAAAAAAACCTACCAAATTCTATCAAAGCTGCGCTATATACTACAAAAAACCAGCTGGCAGGTTTACAGAAGGGTATTTTTTTATAGATGAACACAGGGAAAAGCTTGTTCTTACCTCATATCCAAAGCTTACAGCCATGATGGTGATGAGAAACCCAAAGAAGGCTTCAAGTTTCCTCAAGCCTAAAAAACAAAAGTCGGAAATAATTTTGAAACACGCCCAGACAGAAATGCATACACACACCTGTGCCCAAGGACTTAAAAATCACAGACATCTTAATGTGTCAAAGAAACTCACCATATTTATCTAGAAACAGGAACACAAAGGTGTCAATGATGGTGATGAGGACACCTCCCCAAAGTGGAATCCTGGTAGATAGCAAACAACAATGTTATTTTGACCCCAATACATTGACCTCTAGAGCACCTGTTGTATGCCTTTGTcagcatcccaaatgtcaccctttaTAGTGCCTTACTTTCGAACAgggggcactatatagggaatagggtgtcatttgggacgcactcTGTGTAGTGTAGTaaagtgtggcttggttgggcgCTGGCGGATGGTACTGTAGCTACCTGCCCATAGAGAGGAGGTTGAAGGCGATGGCACAGCCGATGACCTCCTGCATGTCTGAGCCGATGATGGCCAGCTCCACCATCAGCCACAGGATAATACGAGGAACCTGGGagtgaggaggggatggaggagtgaaTAACAAGACTGGATATAACACAAAGCAATCACATTCAATTAATTTAAACCCTTCTATATGGTGTAGGGCAAGGGAAAGTTACTTACAGTGGGGTACTGGCGGTTGCAGACCTCTGCGAGGTGCATCCCTGTGACAACCCCCAGGCGCGCAGCCAGTCTCTGCAGGAGGAGGCCGATGATGG from Oncorhynchus clarkii lewisi isolate Uvic-CL-2024 chromosome 7, UVic_Ocla_1.0, whole genome shotgun sequence includes the following:
- the LOC139413615 gene encoding natural resistance-associated macrophage protein 2-like isoform X3 — its product is MFSFRKLWAFTGPGFLMSIAYLDPGNIESDLQSGAKAGFKLLWVLLGATIIGLLLQRLAARLGVVTGMHLAEVCNRQYPTVPRIILWLMVELAIIGSDMQEVIGCAIAFNLLSMGRIPLWGGVLITIIDTFVFLFLDKYGLRKLEAFFGFLITIMAVSFGYEYVMVRPDQGELLKGMFLPYCENCDSAQMEQAVGIVGAVIMPHNIYLHSALVKSRQIDRGNKKEVKEANKYYFIESTIALFISFLINVFVVAVFAEAFYDKTNIEVNAKCNASGSPHTDLFPLDNSTLQVDIFKGGVVLGCFFGPAALYIWAIGILAAGQSSTMTGTYSGQFVMEGFLNLRWSRFARVLLTRSIAIFPTLLVAIFQDVQHLTGMNDFLNVLQSMQLPFALIPILTFTSLTSIMDDFANGLVWKIGGGVVILVVCAINMYFVVVYVTSLNSVALYVLVALLCIAYLSFVCYLAWQCLIALGVSCLDVSCLGNRVSNNRHAVFIEEQPAYDT
- the LOC139413615 gene encoding natural resistance-associated macrophage protein 2-like isoform X1 translates to METEREADLLEEEPPQENGVIQSTQGLYSSTSAPASDDEPFSTYFEEKVPIPEDVTQMFSFRKLWAFTGPGFLMSIAYLDPGNIESDLQSGAKAGFKLLWVLLGATIIGLLLQRLAARLGVVTGMHLAEVCNRQYPTVPRIILWLMVELAIIGSDMQEVIGCAIAFNLLSMGRIPLWGGVLITIIDTFVFLFLDKYGLRKLEAFFGFLITIMAVSFGYEYVMVRPDQGELLKGMFLPYCENCDSAQMEQAVGIVGAVIMPHNIYLHSALVKSRQIDRGNKKEVKEANKYYFIESTIALFISFLINVFVVAVFAEAFYDKTNIEVNAKCNASGSPHTDLFPLDNSTLQVDIFKGGVVLGCFFGPAALYIWAIGILAAGQSSTMTGTYSGQFVMEGFLNLRWSRFARVLLTRSIAIFPTLLVAIFQDVQHLTGMNDFLNVLQSMQLPFALIPILTFTSLTSIMDDFANGLVWKIGGGVVILVVCAINMYFVVVYVTSLNSVALYVLVALLCIAYLSFVCYLAWQCLIALGVSCLDVSCLGNRMRLMGHTDVYLLNDMDSNTMVER
- the LOC139413615 gene encoding natural resistance-associated macrophage protein 2-like isoform X2, which translates into the protein METEREADLLEEEPPQENGVIQSTQGLYSSTSAPASDDEPFSTYFEEKVPIPEDVTQMFSFRKLWAFTGPGFLMSIAYLDPGNIESDLQSGAKAGFKLLWVLLGATIIGLLLQRLAARLGVVTGMHLAEVCNRQYPTVPRIILWLMVELAIIGSDMQEVIGCAIAFNLLSMGRIPLWGGVLITIIDTFVFLFLDKYGLRKLEAFFGFLITIMAVSFGYEYVMVRPDQGELLKGMFLPYCENCDSAQMEQAVGIVGAVIMPHNIYLHSALVKSRQIDRGNKKEVKEANKYYFIESTIALFISFLINVFVVAVFAEAFYDKTNIEVNAKCNASGSPHTDLFPLDNSTLQVDIFKGGVVLGCFFGPAALYIWAIGILAAGQSSTMTGTYSGQFVMEGFLNLRWSRFARVLLTRSIAIFPTLLVAIFQDVQHLTGMNDFLNVLQSMQLPFALIPILTFTSLTSIMDDFANGLVWKIGGGVVILVVCAINMYFVVVYVTSLNSVALYVLVALLCIAYLSFVCYLAWQCLIALGVSCLDVSCLGNRVSNNRHAVFIEEQPAYDT